A single region of the Salvia miltiorrhiza cultivar Shanhuang (shh) chromosome 8, IMPLAD_Smil_shh, whole genome shotgun sequence genome encodes:
- the LOC130997651 gene encoding zinc finger CCCH domain-containing protein 11-like isoform X2, translated as MPPKQSKADIAKKQKVVEDKTFGLKNKNKSKNVQKYVQSLKQSGQPKPDPSKLQAQKKKEEEKAREKEPSELFKVAVKQPKVPVGVDPKSILCEHFKVGQCAKGFKCKFSHDLNVQRKGEKIDIYSDTREEEQGTMEDWDQEKLEKVVASKSNEYNNMNKPTDIVCKYFLEAVEKKQYGWFWVCPNGIKECHYRHALPPGYILKSQMKALLEEEAQKITIEEEIENQRAKVSTCTPMTTDLFMQWKKKKVDEREAGLAAQRAERAKNDRMSGRELFLLDASLFVDDAEAYDKYQREEEPDVAQNTDNSPAIDGPSSSSSTARNAEDISNHVDDNDEDEDDDDDLDMDELDELEASLSRTTLQIKEPGGSA; from the exons ATGCCTCCCAAGCAATCGAAAGCGGATATAGCGAAGAAGCAGAAGGTGGTCGAGGACAAAACTTTCGGATTGAAGAACAAGAACAAATCTAAGAATGTACAGAAGTACGTGCAGTCTCTCAAGCAGTCTGGACAGCCCAAACCCGACCCCAGCAAACTCCAAGCACAG AAGAAGAAAGAGGAGGAGAAAGCTAGAGAGAAGGAGCCTAGTGAGTTGTTTAAAGTTGCTGTAAAACAGCCTAAAGTGCCTGTTG GTGTTGATCCAAAATCTATACTATGCGAGCATTTCAAGGTGGGGCAATGTGCAAAAGGGTTTAAGTGCAAATTCTCCCATGACTTGAATGTGCAGAGGAAAGGAGAGAAGATAGACATCTATAGTGATACACGGGAGGAAG AACAAGGAACCATGGAGGATTGGGATCAAGAAAAATTGGAGAAGGTTGTCGCCTCCAAGAGCAATGAGTACAACAACATGAATAAGCCTACTGATATA GTATGTAAATACTTTTTGGAGGCAGTGGAGAAAAAACAATATGGTTGGTTTTGGGTTTGCCCAAATGGTATTAAAGAATGCCATTACCGGCATGCACTTCCACCTGGATATATTCTAAAATCTCAAATGAAGGCCCTTTTGGAGGAGGAAGCTCAGAAGATTACCATTGAGGAAGAGATAGAAAACCAG CGTGCAAAAGTATCTACCTGTACTCCTATGACTACAGACTTGTTCATGCAATGGAAGAAGAAAAAGGTGGATGAGAGAGAAGCTGGATTGGCTGCTCAAAGGGCAGAGAGAGCCAAGAATGACCGCATGAG TGGCCGTGAGCTGTTCCTCTTAGATGCAAGCTTGTTTGTTGATGATGCTGAGGCGTACGACAAGTACCAGAGAGAAGAGGAACCAGATGTCGCGCAGAAT ACTGATAACAGTCCTGCTATTGACGGGCCAAGTTCGTCTTCATCAACTGCACGAAATGCAGAAGATATTTCTAATCATGTTGATGATAACGACGAGGATGAGGACGATGACGATGATCTTGACATGGATGAGCTAGATGAACTGGAAGCTAGCCTATCGAGAACAACATTACAAATCAAAGAACCCGGCGGCAGCGCATGA
- the LOC130997651 gene encoding zinc finger CCCH domain-containing protein 11-like isoform X1: MPPKQSKADIAKKQKVVEDKTFGLKNKNKSKNVQKYVQSLKQSGQPKPDPSKLQAQKKKEEEKAREKEPSELFKVAVKQPKVPVGVDPKSILCEHFKVGQCAKGFKCKFSHDLNVQRKGEKIDIYSDTREEEQGTMEDWDQEKLEKVVASKSNEYNNMNKPTDIVCKYFLEAVEKKQYGWFWVCPNGIKECHYRHALPPGYILKSQMKALLEEEAQKITIEEEIENQRAKVSTCTPMTTDLFMQWKKKKVDEREAGLAAQRAERAKNDRMSGRELFLLDASLFVDDAEAYDKYQREEEPDVAQNVTDNSPAIDGPSSSSSTARNAEDISNHVDDNDEDEDDDDDLDMDELDELEASLSRTTLQIKEPGGSA; encoded by the exons ATGCCTCCCAAGCAATCGAAAGCGGATATAGCGAAGAAGCAGAAGGTGGTCGAGGACAAAACTTTCGGATTGAAGAACAAGAACAAATCTAAGAATGTACAGAAGTACGTGCAGTCTCTCAAGCAGTCTGGACAGCCCAAACCCGACCCCAGCAAACTCCAAGCACAG AAGAAGAAAGAGGAGGAGAAAGCTAGAGAGAAGGAGCCTAGTGAGTTGTTTAAAGTTGCTGTAAAACAGCCTAAAGTGCCTGTTG GTGTTGATCCAAAATCTATACTATGCGAGCATTTCAAGGTGGGGCAATGTGCAAAAGGGTTTAAGTGCAAATTCTCCCATGACTTGAATGTGCAGAGGAAAGGAGAGAAGATAGACATCTATAGTGATACACGGGAGGAAG AACAAGGAACCATGGAGGATTGGGATCAAGAAAAATTGGAGAAGGTTGTCGCCTCCAAGAGCAATGAGTACAACAACATGAATAAGCCTACTGATATA GTATGTAAATACTTTTTGGAGGCAGTGGAGAAAAAACAATATGGTTGGTTTTGGGTTTGCCCAAATGGTATTAAAGAATGCCATTACCGGCATGCACTTCCACCTGGATATATTCTAAAATCTCAAATGAAGGCCCTTTTGGAGGAGGAAGCTCAGAAGATTACCATTGAGGAAGAGATAGAAAACCAG CGTGCAAAAGTATCTACCTGTACTCCTATGACTACAGACTTGTTCATGCAATGGAAGAAGAAAAAGGTGGATGAGAGAGAAGCTGGATTGGCTGCTCAAAGGGCAGAGAGAGCCAAGAATGACCGCATGAG TGGCCGTGAGCTGTTCCTCTTAGATGCAAGCTTGTTTGTTGATGATGCTGAGGCGTACGACAAGTACCAGAGAGAAGAGGAACCAGATGTCGCGCAGAATGTA ACTGATAACAGTCCTGCTATTGACGGGCCAAGTTCGTCTTCATCAACTGCACGAAATGCAGAAGATATTTCTAATCATGTTGATGATAACGACGAGGATGAGGACGATGACGATGATCTTGACATGGATGAGCTAGATGAACTGGAAGCTAGCCTATCGAGAACAACATTACAAATCAAAGAACCCGGCGGCAGCGCATGA
- the LOC130997624 gene encoding DEAD-box ATP-dependent RNA helicase 42-like, with protein MEEPKSKSRREGSENEEVKVSHHREDRKREKERNGERHKDRDRDRDRDRDRDSRHEREKSVDDKHRDREKHKSKRRDKEQEQERARNHDDERPRDKAKGREKDKDDREVDRDREDREKEKERGRDRDRGRDKEREREKERERERERHVERERERERERRERARDRERERKERERKHEKEKRRDRDRSHSSDEDVKDHERKKRKKEEDHQTRDSEQNSKANRHRDGSEDNSSRKKGDGDSEDKKEKSWGGDLAEEQQRLDDEMEKRRRRVQEWQELRRKKEESEIEKLGVPVTHEPESGKTWTLEGESDDEEAGPQERETMDVDEDEDGTVKPVGEDGNGMSIDSVNEAAPTTQSVGDNAVDDEEIDPLDAFMNSMVLPEVEKLNNVVPPTSNDSGPELVERNGKINSENTKRGKSKSMGRIIPGDNSDSDYGEIENEEDPLEEEDDEEFMKRVKKTKVEKLSIVDHSKIDYPSFRKNFYTEVKEISRMTSEEVAAHRKQLELKIHGKDVPKPVKTWHQTGLATKILDTIKKLNYEKPMPIQAQALPVIMSGRDCIGIAKTGSGKTLAFVLPMLRHIKDQPPLMSGDGPIGLIMAPTRELVQQIHSDIKKFTKVLGLSCVPVYGGSGVAQQISELKRGTEIVVCTPGRMIDILCTSGGKITNLRRVTYLVMDEADRMFDMGFEPQITRIVQNTRPDRQTVLFSATFPRQVEILARKVLNKPVELQVGGRSVVNKDITQLVEVRPESDRFLRLLELLGEWYEKGKILIFVHTQEKCDALFKDLLKSGYPCVSLHGGKDQTDRESTLADFKSNVCNILIATSIAARGLDVKDLELVVNFDVPNHYEDYVHRVGRTGRAGKKGCAITFISEEDARYGPDLVKALELSEQSVPEDLKALADGFMAKVNQGLEQAHGTGYGGSGFKFNEEEDEVRRAAKKAQAKEYGFEEDKSDSEDEDEGIRKAGGDISHQAALAQALASATKASAAAASVTAPMTSGQLIQNGGGVASAVVPGGGMQTGGNDAAAKAAALAALMNLQHNLAKIQADAMPEHYEAELEINDFPQNARWKVTHKETLGPISEWTGAAITTRGQYYPPGKIAGPGERKLYLFIEGPTEQSVKRAKADLKRVLEEITNQASSLPGSAQPGRYSVV; from the coding sequence ATGGAAGAACCTAAAAGCAAGTCTAGGAGGGAGGGCTCTGAAAATGAGGAAGTGAAAGTAAGTCACCATAGAGAGGATCGAAAGCGTGAAAAAGAGAGGAATGGTGAGAGGCACAAGGACAGGGACAGGGACAGGGACAGGGACAGGGACCGCGATAGTCGCCACGAGAGAGAAAAGAGTGTTGATGACAAGCACAGGGACAGAGAAAAACACAAGTCGAAGCGTCGTGACAAGGAACAAGAACAGGAGAGAGCCAGGAACCATGATGATGAGAGGCCTAGAGACAAGGCTAAAGGCAGAGAAAAGGACAAGGATGATAGAGAGGTAGATAGAGATCGGGAAGACAGGGAAAAAGAGAAGGAAAGGGGAAGGGATAGAGATAGAGGGCGGGataaagaaagagagagggagaaggaaagagagagggagcgGGAGAGGCATGTGGAGCGAGAAAGGgaaagggagagggagagaagggAAAGAGCTAgggacagagagagagaaaggaaggagagagagaggaaacaTGAAAAGGAAAAACGTCGAGACAGGGATAGGTCACACAGTAGTGATGAGGATGTTAAAGACCATGAGAGAAAAAAGCGCAAGAAAGAGGAGGATCATCAAACCAGGGATTCAGAACAAAATAGTAAGGCCAACCGGCATAGGGATGGCAGCGAAGACAATAGTTCACGGAAGAAGGGAGACGGAGATTCAGAAGATAAGAAAGAAAAGAGTTGGGGAGGAGATTTAGCTGAAGAGCAACAGCGATTGGACGATGAGATGGAAAAAAGGAGAAGGAGAGTTCAGGAGTGGCAAGAGCTGAGAAGGAAGAAAGAGGAATCCGAGATAGAAAAACTTGGGGTGCCTGTTACTCATGAACCTGAATCTGGCAAAACTTGGACACTGGAAGGGGAATCTGATGATGAAGAAGCTGGTCCTCAGGAAAGAGAAACAATGGATgtggatgaggatgaggatggaACTGTGAAGCCCGTTGGAGAGGATGGAAATGGCATGTCTATAGACTCTGTGAATGAGGCAGCTCCTACCACGCAAAGTGTTGGAGATAATGctgttgatgatgaagaaattGACCCCTTAGATGCGTTTATGAATTCTATGGTTTTACCTGAAGTTGAGAAACTAAACAATGTTGTGCCTCCGACTTCAAATGACTCTGGTCCTGAATTAGTTGAAAGAAATGGTAAAATAAACTCAGAGAACACTAAAAGGGGGAAGAGCAAATCTATGGGAAGAATTATTCCTGGAGATAACTCTGATTCGGACTATGGAGAAATTGAAAATGAGGAAGATCCTTTGgaggaggaagatgatgaagaatTCATGAAACGGGTGAAGAAGACCAAGGTGGAGAAGCTTTCAATAGTTGACCATTCAAAAATTGATTATCCTTCCTTCCGCAAGAATTTCTACACTGAAGTGAAGGAAATTTCCAGGATGACATCTGAGGAAGTGGCTGCGCATAGGAAACAACTGGAATTGAAGATACATGGAAAGGATGTACCTAAACCAGTCAAAACCTGGCACCAAACAGGGTTGGCCACGAAAATTTTGGATACTATTAAGAAGCTTAATTATGAGAAGCCAATGCCGATTCAAGCGCAAGCCTTGCCCGTAATTATGAGTGGTCGGGACTGCATTGGTATTGCAAAAACAGGATCTGGCAAAACCTTAGCATTTGTCCTGCCCATGTTGCGACACATTAAGGATCAGCCTCCTTTGATGTCAGGTGATGGGCCCATTGGGCTTATTATGGCTCCCACAAGAGAGCTTGTTCAGCAAATCCATAGTGATATAAAGAAGTTTACAAAGGTTTTGGGTCTCAGCTGTGTGCCTGTATATGGAGGTTCTGGGGTTGCTCAGCAGATCAGTGAATTGAAGCGAGGGACTGAGATTGTTGTTTGCACCCCAGGTAGAATGATTGATATATTATGTACTAGTGGTGGTAAAATTACAAATCTGCGTCGTGTTACTTACTTGGTCATGGATGAAGCTGATCGgatgtttgatatgggttttgAACCTCAAATCACGAGAATCGTCCAAAATACAAGACCTGATCGCCAAACTGTGCTATTTTCTGCGACTTTCCCTCGCCAAGTTGAGATTTTGGCACGTAAAGTATTGAATAAACCTGTTGAACTTCAGGTAGGTGGTAGGAGTGTTGTGAACAAGGACATTACCCAACTAGTTGAGGTAAGACCTGAAAGTGATAGGTTCCTTAGACTCTTAGAACTACTTGGAGAATGGTATGAGAAGGGAAAGATACTGATTTTTGTCCATACACAAGAGAAGTGTGATGCACTGTTTAAGGATTTGCTTAAATCTGGATATCCGTGTGTATCACTTCACGGTGGAAAGGATCAAACAGACCGTGAATCCACATTAGCTGATTTTAAGAGTAATGTCTGCAATATATTGATTGCTACAAGTATTGCTGCTAGAGGTTTAGATGTCAAAGATCTTGAACTAGTCGTTAATTTTGATGTCCCTAACCATTATGAGGACTACGTCCATCGCGTTGGTAGAACTGGCCGAGCTGGTAAAAAGGGATGTGCTATCACATTCATCTCAGAGGAGGATGCAAGATACGGACCAGATCTCGTTAAAGCCTTAGAATTATCGGAACAGAGTGTTCCAGAAGACCTCAAGGCCTTAGCTGATGGCTTCATGGCCAAGGTGAATCAAGGGCTTGAGCAAGCCCACGGGACTGGTTACGGTGGCAGTGGTTTCAAATTTAATGAAGAGGAGGACGAAGTCAGGAGAGCCGCGAAGAAAGCTCAGGCGAAGGAGTATGGGTTTGAGGAGGATAAATCAGATTCAGAAGATGAAGACGAAGGAATTAGAAAAGCAGGTGGTGACATTTCTCACCAAGCAGCACTTGCTCAAGCTTTGGCTTCTGCTACCAAAGCAAGTGCGGCTGCTGCTTCAGTGACGGCACCCATGACATCCGGGCAGCTCATTCAAAATGGTGGCGGGGTGGCATCAGCGGTAGTCCCTGGAGGTGGAATGCAAACAGGTGGCAACGACGCAGCAGCCAAGGCAGCGGCTCTGGCAGCGCTGATGAATTTGCAGCATAACTTGGCAAAGATTCAGGCTGATGCTATGCCTGAACACTATGAAGCAGAATTGGAAATAAATGATTTCCCTCAAAATGCTCGTTGGAAGGTGACACACAAGGAAACGCTGGGTCCGATATCGGAATGGACAGGAGCAGCCATCACGACTCGAGGTCAGTACTACCCACCGGGGAAGATTGCAGGACCGGGAGAGAGGAAGCTTTACTTGTTCATTGAGGGCCCGACGGAGCAATCAGTCAAGAGGGCCAAGGCGGATCTCAAGCGGGTCTTGGAGGAGATTACAAATCAAGCTTCATCGCTACCAGGTTCAGCGCAACCTGGCCGATACTCTGTTGTCTAG